The nucleotide sequence ATCCCAAAAAACCCCATCTCCTCCCGGGAGGAGACCACCGTGTCCGGTCACAGTGGCCACATAAAGCATGGCAGCACAGCAGCTCTATAAACCATAAACACTTTTTGACGTTTTCAATTTGGCCGACTGTCAAAATGCTTTTAGACCAGGTCCACAGTCGACGAGAAAGACCTTTAAGGCTTACACGCACTTGGGACTAAACCGAATTCCCTTTTAACGTTGTAAAGATTcttaaaacaaatatatattggTTTTATATAaactaaataatattttcatagGTAACCTAGATTTTGGAGTTCAGTAAAAGTCATGAAACTCTCTATTACTTAAAAATccataatattattttttgaagtcttgcaaattcaaaaaatattattaatataacTATAAGATTGGGTTCAAATAAATCAACTAAAAAGATAATTTGGTTTGTACGAGGATGAAACAATTAACTTGTAACTcatattcaaaatatatattgtattttaaaaaatggctacttattaaaatttgtaatattataaacatatttaaaaaagttcagaaatttttaaaattcaatataATGTTTTAGGATACCCTTTTTTTTGCTCCGCAGCTACGTTAAGGACTTTAAGTGCAGTGGCTGTCCTACgattcatatttattttccgATTAAGTTTCTGATCACACTGCTTTTTCTTTCCCACATTTTCAGAGGGCTGTGATGGCGATGGTTATCACAAGAGCAAGACGAAACGGGTGCGCACCACCTTCACCGAGGAGCAGTTGCAAGTGCTGCAGGCCAACTTCCAGATTGACAGTAATCCGGATGGCCAGGATCTGGAGCGGATCGCCTCGGTGACCGGTCTCAGCAAGCGTGTGACGCAAGTGTGGTTCCAGAATTCGCGGGCGCGTCAGAAAAAACACATACATGCTGGTAAGAATAAAAGTAAGTAGTGGATTAGTGCCGCATGCCTCCTCCTCGCCTTGAAAATCCCCCAAAGTAGAACTCGACCATCCAGTACACTTATTTTTCGCATCCGCCCAACGAAATCCTTACAAGCTGCTAACACAGTACTTACAATTTCTTCTGTTTTTTTCTACTTTCAACAAACGATTTTTGATTGCAGTACGCGAACCGGAAGGAAGCTCATTTGCGCGTCATATTAACCTGCAGTTAACGTATTCATTTCAGAATAACGCTCAAAATCCAATGCATATGAACGGCTCTAAAGCGGGTCTATACCCGACTCATGGTAAGAAAGTATTTCATTTTTGGGGATAAGAAAGTAGAGGGAAACATTAGGAAAATGTTAGTTATAGGTTCGAGGTTAGGGCTTGAACGGAAAAAAATGTGGGATTCATTCAAAACATTCTAACTTTAATGCTATaggaaagttgtctaaaataaaatgtgaattttatattaattttaaaagcaCTAGCAATATTTTTACTATTTTAAAGGaaacaataattaaatttgGGCTCTGAAAAATCTAGTAATACTTATAGAATTTGTAGAAATATGGGTCAAGGTGgtacatttaaaacaatacTTGAGACTCCATATAAGTCTTAAAAACGTTTATAATGAATGAGTATAATATGATTAAATGGATAATGGATaacttattatatttttaaagtaacaCCCCTATCTTCTCTTTTTCCAGAATCCTCCATGGATGAACTGTCGCAGGACTCTAGTGTGCATTGTATGCCCAGCGAGGTGTGACTGGAGCAATCCTCGCCAGCTCGCGCCCACCGCTAGCTGGCTGGGTACCCACAAAACGTCCTTTCCTAGTCAAAATTTAATGCAAAATGCGTCCACGAAGCAGAAAATCACAAAAGCAGCCTCTCAAGAGGAAAATCGATCCAGAGAAACATAcataaatgaaatgaaaaccCCATCATATAAGGCAGTCCCAGTTTTTAGGCTTTGAGCAACCCAAGCGAACCAACCATCGCCATCATCACAGTGAAATCTCATCAAAAATGACacagcaaacaaacaaacaaacaaacattCCTGCATTGTAGTCTAAGAAACTGCGGTTtagttaatttaatttaaatgaaatttaaatttaatttagtttaaTGTTCAGTAATCGATAAGTGTTTCCCCATCATTCAACTTGAAGATTGATAACTGCTTGCCAAGGCTCCTGTAATATATTTATGCGTATGCCTAACCAATCATTGTCGTATACCTACCATGAGAAACGTTGttattgtttatttt is from Drosophila suzukii chromosome 3, CBGP_Dsuzu_IsoJpt1.0, whole genome shotgun sequence and encodes:
- the Awh gene encoding LIM/homeobox protein Awh isoform X2, producing MKTELRSCAACGEPISDRFFLEVGGCSWHAHCLRCCMCMCPLDRQQSCFIRERQVYCKADYSKNFGAKCSKCCRGISASDWVRRARELVFHLACFACDQCGRQLSTGEQFALMEDRVLCKAHYLETVEGGTTSSDEGCDGDGYHKSKTKRVRTTFTEEQLQVLQANFQIDSNPDGQDLERIASVTGLSKRVTQVWFQNSRARQKKHIHAVREPEGSSFARHINLQLTYSFQNNAQNPMHMNGSKAGLYPTHESSMDELSQDSSVHCMPSEV
- the Awh gene encoding LIM/homeobox protein Awh isoform X1; amino-acid sequence: MKTELRSCAACGEPISDRFFLEVGGCSWHAHCLRCCMCMCPLDRQQSCFIRERQVYCKADYSKNFGAKCSKCCRGISASDWVRRARELVFHLACFACDQCGRQLSTGEQFALMEDRVLCKAHYLETVEGGTTSSDEGCDGDGYHKSKTKRVRTTFTEEQLQVLQANFQIDSNPDGQDLERIASVTGLSKRVTQVWFQNSRARQKKHIHAGKNKIREPEGSSFARHINLQLTYSFQNNAQNPMHMNGSKAGLYPTHESSMDELSQDSSVHCMPSEV